The proteins below come from a single Malus sylvestris chromosome 3, drMalSylv7.2, whole genome shotgun sequence genomic window:
- the LOC126615920 gene encoding probable galacturonosyltransferase 12 — protein sequence MQLHISPSLRHVTVLPGKGVREFIKVKVGSRRLSYRMLFYSILFFTFLLRFAFVMTAVDTIDGESKCSSLGCLGKRLGPKILGRRESRVPEVIYQILEEPIGKHELQGRSDIPQSLDEFMVEIKDGKFDARTFAVKLREMVTLLEQRTRNAKIQEYLYRHVASSSIPKQLHCLALRLANEHASNAAARLQLPSAELVPALVDNSFYHFVLASDNVLAASVVATSLVRNSLRPHKVVLHIITDRKTFYPMQAWFSLHSLSPAIIEVKALHHFDWFTKGKVPVLEAMEKDQRVRSQFRGGSSAIVANNTEKPNVIAAKLQALSPKYNSLMNHIRIHLPELFPSLNKIVFLDDDIVVQTDLSPLWDIEMNGKVNGAVETCKGEDNFVMSKRYKSYLNFSHPLISKNFDPKTCAWAYGMNIFDLDAWRKTNISLTYHHWLEENLKSDLSLWQLGTLPPGLIAFHGHVHVIDPFWHMLGLGYQENTSSADVKSAGVIHFNGRAKPWLDIAFPKLRPFWAKYVNFSDKFIKGCRIMAT from the exons atgcaGCTTCACATATCTCCCAGCCTGAGGCATGTGACAGTGTTGCCGGGGAAAGGAGTGAGGGAATTCATCAAGGTGAAAGTTGGGTCGAGGCGGCTTTCATACCGGATGCTCTTCTACTCCATTCTGTTCTTCACTTTTCTTCTCAGGTTCGCGTTTGTGATGACTGCTGTGGACACCATTGATGGGGAAAGCAAGTGCTCCTCACTAG GTTGCTTGGGGAAAAGATTAGGGCCAAAAATATTGGGAAGAAGAGAATCAAGG GTCCCAGAAGTAATATACCAAATATTAGAAGAACCCATCGGCAAGCATGAATTACAAGGAAGATCTGATATTCCTCAGTCCTTAGACGAGTTTATGGTTGAAATAAAGGACGGAAAATTTGACGCAAGGACTTTCGCTGTCAAGCTTAGAGAAATG GTCACACTTCTTGAGCAAAGAACCCGAAATGCCAAAATCCAAGAGTACTTATACCGGCATGTAGCGTCAAGCAGCATACCTAAACAGCTTCACTGCCTAGCCTTGAGGTTAGCCAACGAGCACGCCTCCAACGCGGCTGCACGCCTCCAGCTCCCTTCTGCTGAACTCGTCCCTGCCCTCGTTGACAACTCCTTCTACCACTTTGTCCTCGCCTCAGACAATGTGCTTGCCGCCTCTGTTGTTGCCACATCCCTTGTTCGCAACTCATTGCGCCCTCACAAAGTTGTCCTCCACATTATCACAGACAGGAAGACATTTTATCCGATGCAAGCGTGGTTTTCCCTGCATTCGTTATCACCTGCCATAATTGAGGTCAAGGCGCTGCACCATTTCGATTGGTTTACAAAGGGGAAGGTGCCGGTGTTGGAAGCAATGGAGAAAGACCAAAGGGTGAGGTCGCAATTTAGAGGCGGGTCCTCGGCCATTGTGGCAAATAATACCGAGAAGCCTAATGTTATTGCAGCAAAGTTGCAGGCACTTAGTCCCAAGTACAACTCTCTGATGAACCACATCAGAATACATCTACCAGAG CTGTTTCCTAGTCTTAATAAGATAGTGTTCTTGGACGACGACATAGTCGTTCAAACTGATCTTTCACCGCTGTGGGATATCGAAATGAATGGAAAGGTCAATGGAGCAGTTGAGACATGCAAGGGAGAAGATAACTTTGTGATGTCGAAGCGGTATAAGAGTTATCTGAACTTCTCTCATCCTTTGATATCCAAGAATTTCGACCCCAAGACATGTGCCTGGGCTTATGGAATGAACATCTTCGACCTAGATGCTTGGAGAAAAACCAACATAAGCCTTACATACCACCATTGGCTTGAAGAg AACTTGAAATCAGACCTGAGCCTTTGGCAGCTAGGAACGTTGCCCCCCGGCCTAATAGCATTCCACGGGCATGTCCATGTTATCGATCCATTCTGGCACATGTTGGGACTGGGATAtcaggaaaacacaagttctgCCGATGTTAAGAGTGCCGGTGTCATCCATTTCAACGGGAGAGCAAAGCCCTGGCTAGATATTGCATTTCCAAAACTTCGGCCATTTTGGGCAAAATATGTCAATTTCTCAGATAAATTCATCAAGGGCTGTCGTATCATGGCAACCTAA
- the LOC126615924 gene encoding transcription factor ILR3-like, producing the protein MVSPENTNWLFDYGLIDDTPVLDGNFTWPVQPVAGSASVSVELDGSLGDAEGLKESGSKKRVRSESCSGTSSKACREKLRRDRLNDKFVELGSILEPGRLPKTDKAAILVDAVRMVNQLRGEAQKLKDTNSGLQEKIKELKTEKNELRDEKQRLKSEKEKLEQQLKSMNAQPGFLPPPPGIPAAFAAQGQAHGNKLVPFIGYPGVAMWQFMPPAAVDTSQDHVLRPPVA; encoded by the exons ATGGTCTCCCCGGAAAACACCAACTGGCTCTTCGATTACGGGCTCATCGACGATACCCCTGTTCTGGATGGCAACTTCACTTGGCCCGTTCAGCCCGTCGCCGGTTCGGCTAGCGTCAG TGTTGAACTTGATGGCTCATTGGGGGATGCTGAGGGACTTAAGGAATCTGGCTCAAAAAAGAG GGTCAGATCTGAATCATGCAGTGGAACAAGCTCGAAGGCATGTAGGGAGAAGTTGCGAAGGGACAGGCTAAATGACAA GTTTGTGGAATTGGGCTCTATTTTGGAGCCTGGAAGGCTCCCCAAGACGGACAAGGCTGCCATTCTGGTTGATGCTGTACGAATGGTGAATCAATTACGTGGTGAAGCCCAGAAGTTGAAGGACACAAATTCAGGCCTCCAGGAGAAGATCAAGGAATTGAAG ACAGAGAAGAATGAACTTCGCGATGAGAAGCAGAGGCTGAAATCGGAGAAAGAGAAGTTGGAACAGCAACTGAAATCCATGAATGCGCAGCCTGGCTTTTTGCCTCCCCCTCCTGGAATTCCTGCTGCATTTGCGGCTCAAGGCCAAGCTCACGGCAACAAGTTGGTGCCTTTCATTGGTTACCCTGGGGTTGCCATGTGGCAATTCATGCCACCTGCCGCTGTGGATACTTCGCAGGATCATGTACTCCGCCCACCGGTTGCTTAA
- the LOC126615918 gene encoding protein SUPPRESSOR OF GENE SILENCING 3-like codes for MSARRSGGNFKGKDVSGGSSPKIEELSHGVADVSLGSAKGDGEWEVIARKSKNRAGSSAARQWGTQSSNSKAWTPVDAQKPMRNNGGSGRGAGNFWPSQTSNTRKPAGRGNVIPPPLDHGWNWQSRAGFTQPKGSDDFHGKDDKDSDAAAADAANDDDDNSDAAGDTDDELFSDEFDSDSSEKSHETRKNSRWFKKFFEILDSLTADEINDPARQWHCPACQGGPGSIDWYRGLQPLMTHAKTKGSKRVMLHRELAELLDEELRRKGTTVVPAGEAFGKWKGLKDEEKDHEIVWPPMVVILNTKLEQDEDDKWIGMGNQELLDYFSSYAAVRARHSYGPQGHRGLSVLIFEASARGYLEAERLHKHFTEQGTDRDAWDRRRVLFHPGGKRQLYGYMAMKEDMDSFNQHSQGKSKLKFEMRSYQEMVVNQIRQMSEDNQQLMWFKNKVAKEQRHAKALEESLGIVSEKLRKTTEENRIVRQRTKLQHQENKEEMYLQEQFFKDQIKIIHESRDAKEENFERLQQEERDKVKHSYLNPSNAEEQKYRSEEIENFIKSQEKEMEEFVAERDMLMKAHEDNKAAMKRRHWEEEVELEKDFDAKLTHLMEKYSPHLPEEVAK; via the exons ATGAGTGCGAGAAGAAGTGGTGGAAATTTCAAGGGAAAAGATGTCTCTGGAGGAAGTAGCCCCAAGATTGAAGAGTTGAGTCATGGTGTTGCAGACGTTAGCCTGGGTTCGGCCAAGGGTGACGGAGAGTGGGAGGTGATTGCCAGGAAGTCAAAGAACAGAGCTGGAAGCAGTGCTGCAAGACAATGGGGTACTCAAAGTTCTAATTCTAAAGCTTGGACACCGGTCGATGCTCAGAAGCCAATGCGGAACAATGGTGGATCAGGAAGGGGTGCCGGAAACTTCTGGCCTTCACAAACTTCTAATACGAGAAAACCAGCGGGAAGAGGAAATGTGATTCCCCCTCCACTGGACCATGGATGGAACTGGCAATCCAGAGCTGGTTTCACTCAACCCAAGGGTTCAGATGATTTCCACGGAAAAGATGATAAGGACAGTGATGCGGCTGCTGCTGATGCTGccaatgatgatgatgacaacTCTGATGCTGCGGGTGATACCGACGATGAGCTGTTCAGCGATGAGTTTGACTCGGATTCAAGTGAAAAGAGCCATGAAACTCGAAAAAATAGCAGATGGTTCAAGAAATTCTTTGAGATTTTGGATAGTTTAACTGCTGATGAGATTAATGATCCTGCTAGGCAGTGGCACTGTCCTGCATGTCAAGGAGGTCCTGGTTCCATTGATTGGTACCGAGGCCTGCAGCCCCTGATGACACATGCCAAAACAAAAGGATCAAAAAGGGTAATGCTCCATAGAGAGCTTGCAGAGCTTTTGGATGAGGAGTTGAGGAGGAAGGGAACTACAGTTGTACCTGCTGGTGAAGCTTTTGGTAAATGGAAAGGTTTGAAAGATGAGGAAAAAGATCATGAAATTGTCTGGCCTCCTATGGTTGTCATCTTAAACACTAAACTTGAGCAGGATGAAGATGACAAG TGGATTGGCATGGGAAATCAGGAGCTTCTTGACTACTTCAGCTCTTATGCTGCTGTGAGAGCTCGACACTCATATGGTCCTCAAGGACACCGTGGGTTGAGCGTTTTGATCTTTGAGGCCTCTGCAAGGGGTTATTTGGAGGCTGAGCGTCTTCACAAGCATTTTACAGAGCAAGGAACTGATAGAGATGCATGGGACCGTCGTCGTGTCTTATTTCATCCTGGTGGGAAGCGACAGCTCTATGGGTACATGGCAATGAAAGAAGACATGGACAGTTTTAACCAGCATTCTCAAG GTAAATCTAAGCTGAAATTTGAGATGAGATCATACCAGGAGATGGTCGTGAACCAAATCAGGCAAATGAGTGAGGACAACCAACAGCTTATGTGGTTTAAGAACAAGGTTGCTAAGGAACAGAGACATGCAAAAGCCCTTGAGGAATCTCTGGGTATAGTGAGTGAAAAGCTCAGGAAGACGACGGAGGAAAATCGTATTGTAAGACAGAGGACCAAATTGCAGCACCAAGAGAACAAAGAAGAG ATGTATCTGCAAGAACAATTTTTCAAAGACCAGATCAAGATAATTCATGAATCAAGGGATGCAAAGGAAGAAAATTTTGAGAGGTTGCAGCAGGAGGAACGTGACAAGGTGAAGCACTCATATCTCAACCCTTCAAACGCAGAGGAACAGAAATACAG GTCGGAGGAAATTGAAAACTTCATCAAGTCTCAAGAAAAAGAGATGGAAGAATTTGTGGCAGAGCGGGACATGCTGATGAAGGCTCATGAAGACAATAAAGCTGCAATGAAGCGGAGGCATTGGGAGGAAGAGGTAGAACTGGAGAAGGATTTTGATGCCAAATTAACCCATCTCATGGAGAAGTATTCCCCACACCTCCCGGAAGAAGTTGCTAAATGA
- the LOC126615925 gene encoding photosynthetic NDH subunit of lumenal location 3, chloroplastic-like: MARLANLNGVSETLPVLPRFPSVQTTRKKASFICFTGKKSNDFQEQPLQTTRRIALGLASVALVGNPCNGVSLAEGNGFWLDGPLPVPSAQNKIANEKTGTRSFLKRGLYMANIGTKGRKFRLKKYAFDLLAMADLITKDTLNYVRRYLRLKSTFMYFDFDQVISAAPVDEKQPLTNLANRLFDTVEKLDGAVKQRDLPQTETYYKDTTVVLQEVMDRMA; this comes from the exons ATGGCTCGCTTGGCAAACTTAAATGGAGTCTCCGAAACGCTGCCGGTCCTTCCAAGGTTTCCGAGCGTACAAACAACCCGAAAGAAAGCGAGCTTTATTTGCTTTACGGGCAAGAAAAGCAATGATTTTCAGGAACAGCCACTACAAACTACAAGAAGAATTGCATTGGGCCTGGCCTCTGTTGCACTTGTTGGCAACCCCTGCAATGGTGTCTCTCTTGCTGAGGGCAATGGGTTCTGGCTCGACGGCCCTCTGCCCGTGCCTTCTGCTCAAAACA aaATTGCAAATGAGAAGACGGGAACGCGGTCTTTTCTGAAGAGGGGACTCTACATGGCAAATATCGGAACCAAAGGGAGGAAGTTCAGGCTTAAGAAGTATGCATTTGATCTCCTGGCAATGGCGGATTTGATTACGAAAGATACACTAAACTATGTCCGAAGGTATCTGCGGCTGAAATCCACATTCATGTACTTTGATTTCGACCAAGTTATCTCTGCAGCACCAGTCGACGAGAAACAACCACTCACAAATCTTGCTAACAGATTGTTTGACACCGTCGAAAAG CTTGATGGCGCCGTGAAGCAACGCGACCTCCCTCAGACAGAAACATACTACAAAGACACAACAGTTGTTCTCCAAGAGGTCATGGATCGAATGGCGTGA